The genomic stretch TAAGTCATTCACAATAATTACTGAAACTGTCCTGATAATTCAAAGACAACAAAGTAACAATTTCAAATTATACCTCTCTTAAGAGAGcaataacattattttaaataaatatatagaaaattgcTCACAGTCTCACAATAGTTACAATAGTAAGatgttaataatgttaaatcACAGTATAAGGTCACAAAGATGATTAATAAGCAACAAATGGTTTATACACCACCATTAATAATGCTATTTATCAGTTAATAAGATATGAACATCATCaataatgtttaaaactgtgatgaTTGAGATACCTTGGATTTACTAACCATATTATTCATCACATCACATTACAGATAATTCATGAGCATGCGTTAAGTCATGATGGAATTCATAATATTTAATGTTCCCTTACCATAAAGTGTTACGCTAATAACTAACTTTATCTATACAATCACAAATTTCAGTTGCCATAATGACAGTTCCTATAGCTTTTTAggagtaaaattcaagcactttcaagctTCCTAAACCAAACATTTCCAGATTCTCAAAGCCTTTATCCTCAAATCTAAATTGTTACCATAAATTTAATTGCGAAAAATTAAGTTTACAGAATTCATTTATACCCACAGCAATAAATGTATATCAacactttctttattttaccagctgttcaTATTAACTTTGGTTTCGGGTTTTGATCTTGATCATTGAATGTTTGCTCATTTGCAGCATAAAGAATCAGCAGAGGACTTATCTATGAATGATAAGTGATGAGTGAAACTTTAATGGAGTCAAAGATGTTCATAGTTTGCAACATATGAGTGATTGCTTAGATTCAACACCAGATGATGTTGAAATCAAGCTTTTTTCAAGGAGTATATTCATATTGAAGCATATTCCTAATATTGAAAACATACTGGTCTTCATACAAAGTTTCAAGACTTTGTATGAACCCTGTCATTAGACAGACtataatgaaagaaaatgaatagCAGTTGGGTAACTCTCATAGCCACAGATTCGAAGCAAgtggaaatgtatttaatttgcttGTTTTTCAGTTCTAACTGGAGTTGATAGAAGCGAAAAAATGAGGGGAAAGTGCTTTTAAAAGCAAGAAAAGctcaaaacaaaatgaactgGTGCAGCACATTAAAATCAATCTTTCTGACAAGCTTTTTAAATAGCACTTGCTTTCACAAAATCTTTCTTCTAAGTTTGGAGCACTATGGGCTGTTTTTTTCTCCGAGTCCTTAGTTCAAAGGCGGGTGATTGGTTCCAGGCTCACATATTTAAGAGATGAAAGTAAAGAGAGCTCTCTGTATCAAAATGCCTCGGCTGACACAGAAAGGTCAGGGAATAGATTCTTTGCTTTGAAATGTCAGCTGATTACTTTATAACATGTGACATGAAGGTATTTGAAGGgtctgtacaaaaaaaaaaaagactttgcaGAGTGGGGAGGAAGGGGGTAAAAATAGACTCACAGTGTTTTTATATTGGTGCAATAACATGAAGAGAGTCAAGCTGGGAAAGGCTGACTTGTTGCATATTCATACGCATATTATCCTGCAGCTGAAATAGTATTCTTCCATCCATACCAGCAAGTTTTTATATAATCTGCTCCACCTTAACTAAAGTCCTTGGTAAGTTTAGCTTGTGTGTGGAAAATCTGGCTTTGCTGTGTGGGGTGATGAGGGAACTATCAGCTCAAATTGTGTGATACAAACTTAATTTGAACTTTCAGCTGAAATGGACGACCCTTTTATACTCCATTATTCTGTTTTATCACTTTATTAAATAACCACAAGACAACTGCTGGTTGTAGAATCACTTATTTGTTCACTTTTATGCAAGAAAATCCATAATTTCCACCACAACAGCCATGTTTTAAACTGATGGGAACatgtaattacttattttgacttattttgaCCAAAACTAGCATCCGGTTCTTgaaggtattttatttttggagtAATGGATGCACAAGATACCAtgattacatattttgtttgtttgctgagCTGtgaataattttactttttttctgtataattCAGATGTATATGAAtggacattttgtttaaatgaaaacaatacaaAAGGTAGAggcatgttttgttttcagtcttttaTATCTGAGAAACATTCATATAATAAACTGTATACAATCAAATGCAAAACTTTTAGGCTCCACTGGAAGTTTACATGTACAAAATCTGACATTATTCATACAAGAAAAACTgcaatgtgtctttttgtctttcacaTCGTACATTTCTAAATTTATCACTGTGATTAAATTGTATTGGGGTCAGGAATCCAAAGGGGGCCGCAAGATAatataaggaaaataaaaaaatctgtatttctagtttttttctttgcctTTTCCTGTGAAATACCAGATACTTTCACCTCATTAGGATCCTTGAAATGAtccaagaagaaaaacaaaacaaaaaagaaaccgtTTATAATTTGTGTTGATACTGAGGCCAAAATCAGTGATGAGTATTACTAGTAGATATGGAATCATTTCAAAAGGCCAAAAAGTTTGTGAACCAGCACTGTAAAGCATCAAAAGGTTAATCCCAAAATGGTTTATtgtaaaagtgcaatattttgaCTCATCAAAACACATTATGACAGATATTTTCAGCAGACTGTACCTttaacattcatttattatcattGGCATAATGTAGACTCCCCATGCATTTTGccgtttttttacagtggataTTTCATTTTGGAATGAAAACTTATTCAGACACTTGATTAGTAGATAAGGTTACTAATACTATAAAAATCAAATGGTTTGtattaaacacatacaaaatatattatatataccaCTAGCATTACAATAAAAGAGCCAGTAAGATCACCCAAGGTTATGAGATTAGTATTCAAATGGTTTTGTTCAGCACAGTAACAtttcaaagtcaaaatattgtttataattAGTACAAAATCACTCTTAATTACTCTGTAATTAGGGCtgggtatcagtacttttaaaAAGGTATCGAGTGAATAAACCAGTACTAAGTAGTGTCAAAACTTCTGCATTTGATCCTTTTTGTGGCCAGAAAATTACTATCTGAATGGCTTTACTCACAGCCAATCACTGCAAGCGTACTTCAATTTAATGCTTTGTGTGATTGGCCCATCTACAACCTATAAGGTCCAGGTGTGATGATGTCAAGCGTGGTGGAGTTAGCAGTTCAACATGCAATGTATTTGTGTAAGAAGTATTTATGGAGACGAGTGCTGGTGGCGTTTTACACGATAGtagtaggaaaaaaatgaagtTCTCTATTGGTATTAATACTAATTTAAGGGTACTAGTGGTGATACCCAGCCCTACCTGTAATATGTGCTGTATCCCATGTAGTAAATAAGTCTTTgttgcagaaaacaaacaaacccccccaaaaatctTTGAACTTAGTGGTATTAAGTGTTCATTTAAGGCTGCTGTGCACGTTATCAAACAACATTCACTGCTGCTCTGTTCAGGTTTACAGTTTCGACTTTTGGTCGTTGGTgagaaacaacattaaaaacattttgagacAGTTTTCTGAATGTAGCTGATTCCAGTGTCAAACTAGTCTGTTAGCTTGTATCAAGATAGCAAATTAACTTTCACCTCCTGAATCTGACGAGGGTGATATTTGAGAGCTAATATGTGGAAAATCATCTGACAAAAGTTATCCAACAGGAAGTCTAGCTTCTGGAATGTTGTTTATTTGAGATATATGTAcgttttaaatgtgttactttaGCAGACGCAGACACAGAAggattgacagaaaataaagaatcattTGTGAAAAGATTAGTATGCATTAAAACACTGAGCATGAAGGTTTGGTGTACAGAACGCTGTACCattattaaaagaagaaaacgaTTACAAACATACTTTACTTGTTTGCTTtacatacagttttttttatcactttacaGCTCCTTGGCTTTTACTTTGGCATTTGATGCTGTAAATCTTGACAGGAATGACAGcaaatcacttttttattttatttaaatgagatGAAACGCTGATCATTAAATCATACAATAAACACCAATGAAAATTCTTGATGGTTCCAAACCATCAAGACCAACTTTGGTCAGCTGTAGgcaaaaaggattaaaaaaagattgctaGCAAAGGACTCGTATGAAGCGTGGACTGGAAACATTTGGCAGAGATCTCCAAAGTTGGAATGAATCAAGAATTTTGCACTATAATCAACACTGATGTGTAGAAGGAAGATATGGAAGTATATTTTATGAAAAGtgtttacttgaaaaaaaatttttcagtcatttcagtTAAACCAGTCAAACAGTAGATATAGTAATTAGAGCCAAACCGATACATCAGTAAGTAGATTCTATTGGCCTGTCAGATATATTAGTGTCAAGAGGGccaatatgaaaacttttttaacagaatataatgcagaaaaagatgGTTGGGTAATTTAGAAATTATGTTATCATGTAGTTTGTCCAGCAGAGTGCTCTGCGGCTCACAATCTGGTGTCAAGCAGCACAGATTGAGAGACAGAAAGCTGCTCTCAGTGATGTGAATTTTTTGAATGTCATTCAACACAAGGGACGAGAGCTTAACATCACTGTAGCAAAATACGCGAAGGGcaacaaatgtaacatttgcattTAGGAAGCCCATATTGCCTGTGTTACATGTATATACTACATCAGCGCTAAATCGATAACAGAATTCTTTTACTCCCTAAAATCCAGTACCGGTCAGGCTCTAATAGAAATTGATGTGAATATCTGCGTAAACTATTTATTCTTAACCAAACTATTTATACAGCAACATGATTTTGATTAATTGCATCAGAGTCCTGTGGATCAGAGAATTTTTGGATTGCTACATATTTTCGAAGGATaagctacaaaaataaaaagtaaagcagATAACTGAGAGATGAGTAGGAGTGTGTATGGAAAGAAAGAGCACGCTCTCATTGTCCAATGACTGTCCCGTGCAGACTAAAGCATCTGGGTATTAAACACTTTGCTGCGTAATATTTTTGCATTGACGTTGTTATAAAGGCCACAGTGACACCATCATCTAAGCTTGTGGGGGTCTCAGTATATGAGAGTGTTCGGGTCCTTGACTATTGCATTAGTCTGTGGTTGTAATTAGTGTCAGTACATTACTGTCTGGGGTAACCGCCCATTGAGTGTTTGACAGCGTCTTCCAATGATTTCCTGGTTACCAGTAGCCGCACCACGTCCTCATTCTTCTTTGTTAGTCTTTTACGAGCCTGGTCGTGGGTCACCATGGTCATATCCCAGCCATTGACCTGCGAAGAAGGAAATATTTTGTTTCAGAAAAGTTTTAGCTATTGTGTCTAATTTAAATGCACTTTGTGATTTCTGCTGCTAGGGGtatctcaatcaaaacaataagaaaagagAAACTCTGATAGTCGGGACGTAACATGGGACCATGGATCTGGTTGTCCTTACACAATCTAACGAGACTCCGGCCTCAATAATGTTCATAGACGGTTTAATGTTTATAGTTTTATTCCCAATATGTTCTGTCAGGTTCGTTCAAGATcaacattagccgtgtttccattaaagtcaaagcaaattttgaagttaaattttgttgcattaaagaaaatgcagataaacatttccatcaactggttcagAGCGAATAAACgtagctgcataaacgtacaaTGGTCAGAAGGTGGCAGTGTAATATGCTGCTGTCGGCTCATTCCTCAGTAAAGAAGTAGAGATggcacaagagaaaaaaaacaacaaaaaagatgttGGTAATCGGACAACTTTTGCCCCCCCAGTAATTGGATTTAACTGGGCAACTTAtcattgttctttcatgtcagctcgtcttgaccgttggagcggaaacagctgaccagtcatgtgagttaaatgtttgctacatcagaacttatcCGACAAAAGCATTTCCACCTCCGgtttagcgcattaactatttttggaAAGGTGAAATCACCTCAAGctagcgtaaaaacttttatttgatatcatttttcctttatttacttCTCGAGGAATCACTGAGGGCAaaccctcatttacaatgatgtagAGAGCACAGAAGAAGACATAATGAAAGAACAACAATAgacaaaacacttgaaaaacattaaaaacagtaacagtgaagagttattggttatcatagttttaaactggcccatagttataactgtgttgagtttgagtgaatgttgtaagatgttcaacgtagatgcagcagaaaaactgaaagcagtttttccaaattcagtatttgtccgggGAACACTGAGCATTAAGCAATCACTAGAGCGTGTGGGATGATTATAGTATGTGACCAGTTTagtaaagtgctgaggtatggtggcatgttgcctgtcaagactttataaatgaaaagaaaccaATGCATATGGGCAATTAcgaaatgttttattgatttttctgtttccatctagcttttctcatgtgactcttcaaaatgtgcatataaaGTAGTTGATGAAAACACGACTGCTGTCTTGTAACGAAATACCTgcaagtaaatgtacttattacATGAGTGAACTACccctacagctgctgtaacTAACGGTAAATGGCAAATTCAACGTGTGGCAGCATACGCATTACCTTGGTGGCTGGCATGAGCACATCGCATCATTGGTCTTTACTTGATTACTGTGTTACAAATGGCAgcaattaataattttttaaatgatgccatgctgcagaaaaaatgcTGTATAACTTTAGCGGAGTGTAATTCTGTGACTTTGTATGATTCACAATTACTCTCTGATGTATCATCTGGAAGGAAGTTTGAGCAACTAGAGGAGGTGAAGGGGAGATGACGCCATTGACAGATGACCAAATGAGAGAATTAAATTCCTTGATTcaacaaaccataaaacataAGTCTAGTGAAGTGTAGGATGAGGTGAGCACTGCTCCTGATGAACAGCTCCTGTCTGACTCTTGAGTGTACACATGGTGCCACCTTGTGGATTTAGACCAAAGCCCTCTTTCACTACACACCTGCATTAATTTGTCTCCCATCCTCAAGCCTGCCGCGTCTGCTGGTCCTCCAGGCGTTATCCTGGTCACATAGATGCCCTgtggacacagaaacacattttctctttttttatgtgatCACTTATGAAATATCAGACAGAAACCAATCTAAAAAACTctacaaaaagagaaaaggggaatcccaaaaatgtgaaatgacattcaataaatataaaatagcatATAATAAGGGTTACTGTGGCATAGTAGCTtgacaactaaaaaaaaacagaaaaaagcaggaaataCATTTACAACATCACATTTGAGAGGCTGGGGGTAACACATTTTGGCATGTTTGCTTGATGAATGACTTTTATCATATAAAAACtagttcatttttaacatttttgagcAGAAAACATGACAAGAgcctattgtttttttttaagttacggGTTAAGTGCCATTGATGAGATAAGAACACATGCACAGCTCTGTGGAAATGTCAAGAATAATTAAAGGAAAGCCTGAAAGGTCAAAGGACAATATATTATTCCTCTGTAACAAGGTTATCTGTGCCCGGCATCTGTTGGCACATTTCCATCTCTCCAGCTCACACTGTCAGCAGGTAAGGACACAACTTTCCTTTCTATGACATCACTTAGGTGGGTCTGGTTCATTCCCACCAGAGGCTGCAGGTTATGTGTTCAGGCTTGTCCCTCTTTTATGACTCCCCAGAGTTCTACTTCAGTATCACTGTGCTTCAGCAGATCAGAATGTGATCAGGAACAGAAGACAAATCAGATCTGGAGTTGTATCACATTGGAAATCAATTGGTAGATTTATGTATCAAAAAATATCCTGAAATTCAAGGAAAACCTGAAAAGTCACACCACAGAGTCAACTTCACTGCCTAACCCTAAAAAAGTACAACAGATGCAATCCTTTCCTGCACTTTATCATTTATGTTGGAGTGGGCAGCATTTTACTAATACAATTTATTAGTTTGTTACTGTTTTTATGGATTGTCTCTTTTGTATTTTAAACCCCCAACAATAGagaacaaaaatgtattaaactggATTTTGTTTGGGTAAAAATAATTACACTTAGTTCTCCTTCAGAGACATTTTGAAGTATCTAAAAGTTCTCTATGCTATGATTTAGTTTTACATGGATTTCCCACATAAAAAACTAACacccaaaaaaattgaaaacacagCACATAGCACATCTATGCTTCCTGTCTCATGTAGAAATTCTGGATTTGGTTTCACACCCAACCCACCAACATTGCTCACGTTAGGTTAATCGGTGAATAGCTAACATACAGCTATGATAAgagttttcatattttatttttttatgttgtttgttggCTTATGGCTTAGTGGTTGTCAAAGCATTAGTGGCTGTGAAACATGCAATCCAAAGATGCATGTCTGTACTGACACGTCTGCTCTGCACTGAActggaggtttcaggtttcttttacatattttgatTGGCTTTCGAAGTGACATGCCAAATCCACCCTACcagatgtctgtttttaatccCAGATTGTAGAAAAGTAGTGAGACATTGCCCCTTCCAGTAGAGGAATGTGACAACACCTCTCTtggcaaacagaaaaaagtcagtGTAGTCATGGTCAGATATTTAAGGTAAcataaatgtaagaaaaacacatttttgagtggagggAGACTGACAAAATGGtcaataataatgaatatattataaataataaataaagaaattctTATTTTGTCGCTATCAGCAAGCTCTGGCTGTACCATTCACTGCATACAACTACAGTACATCAAGAgctgatggacacacacacacttactttgTCAGTCTTGTCATCAGAGAAGGGGTTCTGTCCAGGGTCCTGGTCGATCCCTCCTCCAATGCTGAAGCCCAGGATCAGACAATCCCCCTGCCGCAACTTCTGGATCTCAATGCGTTGCTGTTAGACAAAAAATCTGATTAATTCCAATTTATACACCCTTACACACAATTTCTTTCCAATGTCAGTTGGGATTGGCTGACATTTGGTGACACTAATTAGGATAAGCAGTTACGgattatgatgttttttgtcatgtttgtaaaaaatattgaagaGCAACAGTTTTGAAAATACTGTGAAAAAGTTACAATCCAGTGAGACAATGAAATATCCAACACAGCCAATTTCAAAGCATGACAAATGGTGGATTTCAGAGGTTGTTCCCTAGTGATTGAAGTCCACACTGGAACAGAGACTTTTTTAGTCCATCCCTGCTCTTGACACTGACAAGCAGCTGCAGGCTCACTAACCAGACAGATAGATGACTCTGACAGTAGCACTCCTCACAGCACTCCCCGACACAAAGGCTGCCTGTGTGCGTGGTGATGAATAACCAGACATTCACTGAGTGGTGTGGCTGATATAATGAAGTCTGAGGATGTCATGGACTTTCTTAATACTCAGTCAGGACTTGTGAGCATtactaaacattttccaatgGAAAATAAAAGATGTTTATAAGCCTGACTGGTAGACCTTCACTTTCTTCCCCCAAAATTGTAGTCAAATTTTAAATAGGACACTACATGTATACAAATAGACACAATTCTATATGAGGACTGAGAGGCAGATTTTAGAAAATCCTGTTTTAATGGAAATCTATATTATACCCCAATCAATACACTGGGAAGGCCAAAATTTTGACTGGCATTAGCCTTTTAGTAGTACGTTAGTAGTTGTGTACATGTCAGCCAACAAATAACAAGAAACTGCTGTCAGAAATGTTACAAAATATGTTTGGGGTCATTGAGAgtttttagattaatttttacatttttaaccagAATGTCCTGATGAGTTTATGTTTCAACTGTAAAGTGTCCCGTTTAGTGTATATATCTTGGTCACAACTCTTTTGACAACTGAATGTAAGGGATACTTGTTGAAGAATGTCAGACAAAAAAGCAAAGAATAAGAAAAATTGGCTgatatattgttattaattaGATTATATTACTCTTGGAGTACATTACCAGGATGACTGAACCACATTGATGGTGACGCCCATAGGTGTAGTGAGCTGT from Centropristis striata isolate RG_2023a ecotype Rhode Island chromosome 9, C.striata_1.0, whole genome shotgun sequence encodes the following:
- the tax1bp3 gene encoding tax1-binding protein 3; this encodes MSFVPGQPVTAVVQRIEIQKLRQGDCLILGFSIGGGIDQDPGQNPFSDDKTDKGIYVTRITPGGPADAAGLRMGDKLMQVNGWDMTMVTHDQARKRLTKKNEDVVRLLVTRKSLEDAVKHSMGGYPRQ